From Pan paniscus chromosome 6, NHGRI_mPanPan1-v2.0_pri, whole genome shotgun sequence, one genomic window encodes:
- the TMEM196 gene encoding transmembrane protein 196 isoform X5 codes for MILFSACCICGLIGGILNFQFLRAVTKKTSSLYPLHLASMSLACIGIGGCTLSSWLTCRLASYEQRRMFSEREHSLHHSHEMAEKRLRAIEITDLPSCPVVPPTPELPTRK; via the exons aTGATCCTCTTTTCAGCCTGCTGTATCTGTGGACTCATTGGGGGCATCCTGAATTTTCAGTTCCTCCGGGCAGTCACAAAGAAAACTTCCTCCCTCTACCCTCTGCACCTTGCCTCCATGTCTCTCGCGTGCATTGGGATCGGGGGCTGCACTCTCTCTTCCTGGCTCACTTGTCGACTAGCCAGTTATGAACAAAGAAGGATGTTCTCAGAAAGGGAGCATTCCCTGCATCACTCTCATGAAATGGCTGAGaaa AGATTGAGGGCTATTGAAATAACCGACTTGCCCAGCTGCCCGGTGGTGCCCCCGACACCAGAGTTACCTACAAG GAAATGA